The genomic DNA AAGCGGCGAAACGTTGTTTCATTTCGCATGAGTGCCATCCCAACAGAGACTCAAGCTGGTTTGAAATGCAGCATGAGCCAAAACAGTTTGAGTCAGGTTTTGCCTCTCTCAAAATATTTTCAAGTAACTTGGTAAACTAACTTCAATTATTCATCTCGTCGTATTCGTTGTTCCTTCTCACCCTCGCCAGCGACCACGACATTTCCTCTCGACGCTGCATTCCTCTAACGGATGTGTCGAGCCTGAACATCTGGAGATTTAAAATGAGAATTCGTTTCACCCCTGTCCAAGGGAAGTCCCGAGATTCGCGACGACGCAGCGGATTTACGCTGATCGAATTGCTCGTCGTAATCTCGATCATTGCCACCTTGGCCGCCCTGATTCTTCCAGGTGTCCAACAAGCCCGTGCCACTGCCCGTCGTACGCAGTGTCTCAACAACATGCGAAACGTCGGTATTGCAATGCAAAGCTACGCCACCGACAACCGTGGAAAACTTCCTCCACTCGCAGGTGGATTAGCAATTCAAGAAGACGCTGTAGCTGATGGGGATTGGGGACCAGCTTCCTGGGCCGTCCATCTCCTTCCGAACCTCGAACAACGTGCTCTTTACGACCGACTGCTGGACCGCTCACTTCGTCCTTCCGGAAACGGACGACACACATTGATGTCAACAAATATCGATGTCTACGTTTGTCCAGACGACCCGAACGATGGGGCCAATGGCGCCATGTCATACGTGGTCAATGCTGGATACGCGACCTCTTCGGACTGGGCTGCCAACAGCATCGGTCATCAGGTTCACAGTCTCGTTTGGCCTGCAATTGGCGGAGCAGCGGATTCTCCACAGAATGTGAATGTGACAGCTGCAACTGGTGCTTTCTTCTATACACGGTTCGACTT from Thalassoglobus polymorphus includes the following:
- a CDS encoding DUF1559 family PulG-like putative transporter; its protein translation is MRIRFTPVQGKSRDSRRRSGFTLIELLVVISIIATLAALILPGVQQARATARRTQCLNNMRNVGIAMQSYATDNRGKLPPLAGGLAIQEDAVADGDWGPASWAVHLLPNLEQRALYDRLLDRSLRPSGNGRHTLMSTNIDVYVCPDDPNDGANGAMSYVVNAGYATSSDWAANSIGHQVHSLVWPAIGGAADSPQNVNVTAATGAFFYTRFDFNGSPFGAAPAGFENTIDKISAGDGLSQTIFLSENLDTPDYDPTVTNTFGAYTFGLGNGGFAGYRLGAAGFAVRMAEASGQPDSFTTPGGFGDSSSPPAPATALIANSGTPLLESSKINYQVGLGTPGASPRPSSLHPGVVNVIFGDGSGRNLSQNIDGTVYIRLVSSNGNRYGQAILSNNDY